Below is a genomic region from Penaeus monodon isolate SGIC_2016 chromosome 33, NSTDA_Pmon_1, whole genome shotgun sequence.
NNNNNNNNNNNNNNNNNNNNNNNNNNNNNNNNNNNNNNNNNNNNNNNNNNNNNNNNNNNNNNNNNNNNNNNNNNNNNNNNNNNNNNNNNNNNNNNNNNNNNNNNNNNNNNNNNNNNNNNNNNNNNNNNNNNNNNNNNNNNNNNNNNNNNNNNNNNNNNNNNNNNNNNNNNNNNNNNNNNNNNNNNNNNNNNNNNNNNNNNNNNNNNNNNNNNNNNNNNNNNNNNNNNNNNNNNNNNNNNNNNNNNNNNNNNNNNNNNNNNNNNNNNNNNNNNNNNNNNNNNNNNNNNNNNNNNNNNNNNNNNNNNNNNNNNNNNNNNNNNNNNNNNNNNNNNNNNNNNNNNNNNNNNNNNNNNNNNNNNNNNNNNNNNNNNNNNNNNNNNNNNNNNNNNNNNNNNNNNNNNNNNNNNNNNNNNNNNNNNNNNNNNNNNNNNNNNNNNNNNNNNNNNNNNNNNNNNNNNNNNNNNNNNNNNNNNNNNNNNNNNNNNNNNNNNNNNNNNNNNNNNNNNNNNNNNNNNNNNNNNNNNNNNNNNNNNNNNNNNNNNNNNNNNNNNNNNNNNNNNNNNNNNNNNNNNNNNNNNNNNNNNNNNNNNNNNNNNNNNNNNNNNNNNNNNNNNNNNNNNNNNNNNNNNNNNNNNNNNNNNNNNNNNNNNNNNNNNNNNNNNNNNNNNNNNNNNNNNNNNNNNNNNNNNNNNNNNNNNNNNNNNNNNNNNNNNNNNNNNNNNNNNNNNNNNNNNNNNNNNNNNNNNNNNNNNNNNNNNNNNNNNNNNNNNNNNNNNNNNNNNNNNNNNNNNNNNNNNNNNNNNNNNNNNNNNNNNNNNNNNNNNNNNNNNNNNNNNNNNNNNNNNNNNNNNNNNNNNNNNNNNNNNNNNNNNNNNNNNNNNNNNNNNNNNNNNNNNNNNNNNNNNNNNNNNNNNNNNNNNNNNNNNNNNNNNNNNNNNNNNNNNNNNNNNNNNNNNNNNNNNNNNNNNNNNNNNNNNNNNNNNNNNNNNNNNNNNNNNNNNNNNNNNNNNNNNNNNNNNNNNNNNNNNNNNNNNNNNNNNNNNNNNNNNNNNNNNNNNNNNNNNNNNNNNNNNNNNNNNNNNNNNNNNNNNNNNNNNNNNNNNNNNNNNNNNNNNNNNNNNNNNNNNNNNNNNNNNNNNNNNNNNNNNNNNNNNNNNNNNNNNNNNNNNNNNNNNNNNNNNNNNNNNNNNNNNNNNNNNNNNNNNNNNNNNNNNNNNNNNNNNNNNNNNNNNNNNNNNNNNNNNNNNNNNNNNNNNNNNNNNNNNNNNNNNNNNNNNNNNNNNNNNNNNNNNNNNNNNNNNNNNNNNNNNNNNNNNNNNNNNNNNNNNNNNNNNNNNNNNNNNNNNNNNNNNNNNNNNNNNNNNNCGTGACGGTCATATCATTACTAGCATTGAGCAAAACATTATTAACAGTAAGTGGCGCGATTTCCCCATTTTGAGGTAAATATACTATCCTACTATGCATAAACACAGATCACAGAAAGGATAAGTACATCCCTAGTATTATTAACCGAAGTCGAGAGATGTATAGTAAAAGGATAGacattgaaaaaaagaaggagtGACGGCATCATTGCGCAATCCTCGGACGCATTTTGTCGAGATTGCCATCGCTCTAAAACTTTTGTGATCATGCAGAGAATAATTTCAGATTCTTgtgccaaaaaaagggaaaaagatggaaaattgAAATGAAGATGTCATCTAGTAACcgtatgaaattatttttataatgaattcACTCGATGTCAAGCTACTCTGACGTCCGATCCTGCAGTATAAAAACTTATGTCAACACATTTACCGTCTCACTCTCGTTCCCGTCTTCCGACAGTATATACAGCTCAATCTCAGTCCTGTCCAAGTCTTGAGGCCGTCCTCATGGCTAACCCACGCCACGAAGCCGTCAAGAACGACTTGCTGGAGGCAGTCAAGAGCCGCGAGGCCGGCGCTTACCTGGAAGAGATCGACGCCTTCctgaagcaaaagaagaagtaCAACGCCGACGACGTCAACCTGGCCCACCAGATCATTGACGTGTGTCTCGTCAGCGACATCCTCGAGAAGGAGCTGGAGGATGTGAACGGGCGCCTCAAGGAGAAGTACACGCTGAGCAACGAGAACGCCGAGCTCAAAGTCNNNNNNNNNNNNNNNNNNNNNNNNNNNNNNGGGAAAGCGAGGCGGTACAAGAAGGTTCCGGCCGACAAGGAGGAGTCATAAGGAGGACCATGCATCGGATATCCGTAAGTTGAATGTTGTTTCGGTGTTAGACTGGAGTTAGGTAATGATCCGAATTCAAATATCActtactcttttctctttggCTTTTCATCCTTGCTTGtcgattatttaatttattttctact
It encodes:
- the LOC119594166 gene encoding uncharacterized protein LOC119594166 (The sequence of the model RefSeq protein was modified relative to this genomic sequence to represent the inferred CDS: added 30 bases not found in genome assembly), whose translation is MANPRHEAVKNDLLEAVKSREAGAYLEEIDAFLKQKKKYNADDVNLAHQIIDVCLVSDILEKELEDVNGRLKEKYTLSNENAELKVKMKKKTTVKKGKARRYKKVPADKEES